The genomic interval GCATGGCCCAGGAATAGCCTATACTGGCGCCCCCTAACATGTCATCCCACTTCAGGTACTTTTTCACAATCTTGTTCATTTCCTCGTGGCTCGTGGTGTCGGTCCCCCGGGAAAAGCAGGTGGTTACCACAGCGCCCTGGAGCACGTCCGCATGGGCTTTGACACCCACGGCCCGGTCGGGTCCCCAGGGATCGGTAAGAAACTGGATGGTCTTGGTCAACCCCAGGGCGTAGGCATCGCGGATCACGTTGGTCTGGGTGGGATCCACGCCCCCCACGTAAATGTAATTGGCGCCTTTCTGGGCCAACCGGTTGAGCCAGACGTCGTGCTTGAGCGATCCGACGGGGAAAAGTTCGGCCTCGAGCAGGTTGATGCCGATTTTCTGGGCATATTCCTTGCCGCCCCTGAAAGGCTCGCGGCCGTACGGGCTGTCCCAGCTCATGAAGCCGACGGTGGGCGTTCCGCTGTTTCCTTTGGCCTTCCAGTCCTCGAGCATCCAGTCCAGTGCGGCCGCGAAATGATCCTGATAGGGCAGGCTGTAAATAAAGGTCCGGCTCAAGCGGTGTTGAAACTCGCCGTCGCCGGGTGTGTAGTTGGTAATCTTGTCGCGTTCGATCAAGGGATAGATCGCCTTGCCGAGACCGGTGCTGATGGTGTTGGCCAGAAGCAGTTTAGGTTCCCGCCGGTAGCGTTTATAGGCCGAAAGGGCCCGGGCCACGTCATACCGGGTGTCGATGCCGATGTACTTGATCTTGACCCCGTCGATGCCGCCCTGATCGTTGTAGTACTTGAAGGTGGCCTCGCACATCTGGGATGCCGGTCCCGCAAGTCCGGCGATGGCGCCGGTCATGTCGGTGAGGTCCAGAAAGACGACTTCCTTGTCTTTGGCCATGGCCGGGCTCACCCCGCCAAGGGCGGTGAAGATGAAGGCCGCCAACATCAAAATGAATACCGATTTCTTTCTCATTTTCGTCCCTCCTCTTGTTGTGAATTGATTGGATACGGACCCATGAACATATTCTCCCGGCAATCGTCTAATAGGCGAATGGATACAGCCGGTATGACTTTTTGAATATCTCCCAGCGGTGCGCCAGACCCCGCGGTTCGAAAATCAGAAAAACGAGCAGGATGGCACCGAAGGCGCTGAGCCCGATAGCCGCGGCCGGGCTCGCGCCCAGCCACGGAAAGAGATCGGAGAGCATGGGAGAGGTAAACAACACCAGTTCATCCAGAATGCGAACAAAGGCGACCCCGAAAAACACACCCGGAATACTGCCCATCCCCCCCATGATGATCATGCCCACATACCAGAGGGCGTGCGTCAGGGTGTACTGCTCGGGATGGACGACCATGATGAAATGTCCCAAAAGGGAGCCTGCGATACCGGCGTAAAAGCAGGAGATGAAAAAGGCCAGCAGCTTGTAGTGGTACAGGTTCATGCCCATGACTTCGGCTGCCAGGTCGTTGTCGCGGATGGCCACAAACGCCCTGCCCACCTTGCTGCGCACGATATTCCGGGCCGCATAGGTCATGATGAGCATCACCGTGGCGATGAGATAATAGATTCTTTCATCGGTATCCAGGGGAAATCCGAAAAAATCCGGCGGCATGGGATTGAGCCCCTGGGTGGCCCCGGTGATTTTCATGTGCAGGATCAGCCACATGGTCACGAAATGGATGGCGATGGTGGCGATGGCCAGATAAAACCCCTTGATGCGCAGGGACGGGGCCCCGCCGATGATGCCGAACAGACCGGCAATAATGCCGGAGAGCGGCAGCGCAATCCAGAAACTCAGCCCCACCTTGAGGGTCAGGATGGCCGAAGCGTACCCGCCGACCGCCATGAAGGCCGGTTGACCGAACGAAATCTGGCCGCAGTAGCCGCTGACGATCTGCAGGCCGAGCACCACGATCACCGTGATGAAAAAATTGTTCAAAAAGCTGACCAGGTAGTAAGACCCGAACAAAGGGAAAACATACATGAAAATAATTGCCCCGATCAACAGCGCCCAGTGCTGTTTGGTTCTGATGATGGCAATGTCCTGGCCGTAGCGTTCGTCGAAAACTCCGCAGGGTCTCATGCTAAATCCTTTCTATGCGCACTTGTCCGAAAAGTCCGTAGGGCCTGATCAACAAAATCAAAAGCAGCATCACGTAAGCGGCAACCTCTTTTACGCCGCCACCCACGATGGGATCCAGGTATCCGGCGCTGACATTTTCCAGCACGCCCAGAATGAGCCCTCCCAGCAAGGCGCCCGGAATCGATTCCAGTCCGCCGAACAGGGCCACGATGAGCCCCTTGATGCCCATCTGGGGAAGCGTGTAGTAGATGTCCGTGATGGAGGCCGTGGCAATACCCGAAATACAGGCGACCATGGAGGAGATCACCCAGATGGTCGTGAAAATATTTTTGACGCTGATGCCGGTACTTTGGGCCAGCTGGTGGTCTTCGGCACTGGCCCGCAGTCCCAGGCCTATTTTGGTGTAGCGGAACAGCAGACCGAGAATCCCGAACAGGGCCAGCGCGGCAATAAAGCTGGACAGCTGTCCGCTTGGAATATTCACCCCGGCCAACACGAGCACTTTCCTAGGCAGAAACGACGGGATGGACAGGATGCCGCCCTTGATGATCAACTGAAAAACGCCGTCGAACAGCATGAAAACGGCGAAGGTCATCAGAAACGCGGCAAACAGGGGCTGGCCGATCAGCGGCCGCATAGTAACGCGTTCGATGACCAGTCCCATAATGCCGGTGGCGACCAGGGCAAAGGGGACCGCGATAATCAGCGGAAGGCCCATTTTTCCATAAAAAAGGTACAGAAAAATAGCCCCGAACGCCAGTATCTGACCATGGGCCAGGCTGGCTACTTGCGTGGATTTGTACACCAGAACGATGGAGGCGGCCAGCAGCGCGTAGAGCCCCCCCTCCAACAATCCCATAGTGATCAGTTGAAAAAATTCAGTCATAGGTTTCCGTTCCTAATGTCCTGTCAATGGATGTTTACCTCAACCTCGAGGTTTGTCAAAAGTGACCACGCATGCCAATGGGACGACATTTTTTCCCGAAACGGCATCATGCGACGCGGTTTACCTTGATCGTCGTTTTAATCACCCCGGTGCGGCCATCCTGATAGGTGATAGGCGCCTCCACGGTAATCGATTCTTCGTCACTGTACAGGGCACCGATGAGCTCCCCGTAGCGCTCCTCCACGAAACCGCGGCGGAGCTTCCGGGTGCGGGTCAGTTCTGCCTCGTCCGCGTCGAACTCCTTGTGAAGGTTTACAAATCGTTTGATGCGGGCGTAATCCGGCAGCGTTTGGTTGATTTTGGCGATTTCCTGCCGGACGATGTCGATGACTTCCTCTTTTTGGGACAGATCGGTAAAGGTGGTGTAGGAAATGTGGTTGGCTTCGGCGTAGCGCCCCATATTGTCGATATCGATGTTGACCAGGATGCTGACAAATTCGCGATTTTCGCCACCCACGGCCAGAACATCCTTGATATAGGGGCTGAAACGCAGCCTTACCTCGGCGTACTGGGGCGAAAATTTCTTGTCTCCCGCCAGGGGCTTGAGATCCTCCATGCGGTCGATCACGATGAGATGTTCCTGGTCGTCTATATGCCCGAAGTCATCGGAACAGTACCACCCCTCCGCGTTCAGTTTTTTCTGCGAGGCCTGTTCGTTTTTGTAATACCCGGAATACATCAGATGGCTTTTGACAAGGATCTCGCCCTCTTCCGAAATTTTGACATTCGCCCACGGCACCATGCGCCCCGATGACTCCGGACGGATTTCGCCGTTGCGCGGGTTGGAAACGACACCCATTTCCGTGCTGCCGTAAAACAGCTTGATCTCGATGCCCAGGGCTTTGAAATAGCGCACGATCTCGGGGCTCAGGGCGCCCCCGGCCGAATAAACAACCCTGACCCTGGAAAGTCCCAGCCGGTCGCGCAAGGACCGGAAGACCGCATGGTAGGCCAGAAAATAGAGCAACTTCTGCCAGGCCCCGGGTTGTTTGCCCTGAACGTAAATGTCGGCCGTTTTCAAACCCACAGGAAGCGCTTTGCGGTAGATCAGCCGGCGCAGCCAGGTGGAGTCGATTATTTTGGCCTGAACGATGCGGTTGACCGACTCCCAGAGCTTGGCCCCGTAAAAAAGCATTTCCGGGCCTATCTGGCGCAGGTCCTCTTGAACGGTTTCCGGTTCCTCCGGAAAGTTCACCACCACGCCGGCTACAATCCAGCCCGAGATTCCCAGGCCCTGCTCGGTTGCCCAGGCTGGCGGAATGAAGGAAAGATACTCGACACCCTTGTTGTGCCAGTCGTCAAGTTCGCTCCATTTCGTAATGGACTCCACCTCATACCCCTGGGACAGCATGGCTCCCTTGGGAAGTCCCGTGGTCCCCGACGTGTAGCAGATCACCGCAATGTCTTCGGGTTTCCCTGCGTCGATCATTTTGTCGAAGAGATTGGGATGGTCTTTGTCGTACCGGCGCCCTTCATCCAGCACCTCGTTAAAACTCATCAGCATGGGGTCGTCGTAGCCCCAGAGGCCCTTGGGGTCCCAGTAGATGACCTTTTTAAGTAAGGGCAGCTCATTCTTGATTTCCAAGACCTTGTCGACCTGTTCCTGGTCATGGCAGACCACGAATCTGGAATCTGAGTGCTCCACGTAGTATTTGACTTCCGAAGGGACGCAGTCGGCAAATATGCCGACACCGGTGCCCCGGGCGCATTGGGCCCCCATCTCGGCCCAGTACCACTCGGGCTTGTTTTCGCCCAGGATGGAGATTTTATCGCCTGTTTCGAACCCCATGTTCACGAGACCGAGGCAGAAAGCACGGACGGTTTCGTAGCAGTCGCGCCAGGTGTAGCGGATCCATATCCCCCTATCCTTGTCGCGCATGACTACCCGGTCCGGGTGCTGTTGGTAATTTCGTCTGAAGACCTTGGGAAGCGTGTTGGACGTCGCGTCGATTGTCGTATGGGCTGATTTGTTCCCGGGTGTGCCCGCGGTATCAGGAGACATGCTCATTTTCCTCCTCATCGGCGCCCAAATAGGCTTGAATCACTGCCGGCATTTGCTGGATCTCTTCGGGGGATCCCTCGGCGATTTTTTGCCCGAAGTCCAATACCACCGCTCGATTGCAGATATCGCTGACGACCTCCATATCGTGTTCCACCAGGATCATGGGGATCTGCTTGAGCTCCGATATGTCGAGAATGAAGCGGGCCATATCTTCCTTTTCTTCGACGTTCATGCCGGTCATCGGTTCATCCAAAAGCAGCAGCTTGGGCTCCATGGCCAGCGCCCGGCCCAGCTCTACCCGTTTGCGCTGACCGTAGGGCAGCAGGCCGACCATGCTTTTGCGGATCGGTTCCAGATCCAGCAAGTCGATGATATCTTCAACCACCTCACGATGGGCGATCTCTTCCCGCCGTGTCGGACCGAAAAACAAGGCCCCCCAGAACGCGCCCCGCTTCAAATGAATGTGGCGGGCCGCCATGAGGTTGTCGAGGGTGCTGAGGCCCGTGTACAGTTCGATGTTCTGAAAGGTCCTGGAAATTCCGAGCTCGGCAATTTTGTAGGGCGACAGACGGGTGATTTTGGTACCCTGGAAAAAAATGTTCCCCCCCTGGGGCTTGTAAAACCCGTTGATGCAGTTCATGAAGCTGGTTTTACCGGCGCCATTGGGGCCGATAACGGCCAGGATTTCAGATTTGCTAACCTTTATATCCACCCCGGCCAACACCTGCAGGCCACCGAAGTGCAGTTCCAATTGCTGTGTCTCGAGAACCGGATCCACTACCAACGCCTCCTTTTCCCTGAGTCGAGTGTTTCAGTTATTCAAATTCGACCAGAATATGAATTAAATTCATTTTGAAAATAAAAGTTTACACTTAGCCCGCTTTTCGACATAACAAATGACCGGGGCGACCGTTTGCAATCGTTAGAAACGGCGGTACGCTTTTTTAAAAATAACGTGATAACGGTAAGTTGAAATTATTAGGCAACTGGATTTTGACAGAAACTGTCTGGAAAAAACCATCCGTCGATGCAAGGCCCCTTCGACCGGTGTTGAGGCGGAAAGAGGGTCCTTTCTCTCCGGACAGATAATGCTTGCATTATTTTTTTTTATAATGCAAGTATTACTTGCACTATCCCCGATACCTGTCAAGTCTTATTTTTTTTGCCAGACTAAAAAATAGTTCTTCACGCGACAACCGAACAGCAAGGGGTGATCCTGCCATGAAAGCGTGCTTCACCAGAAAGCTGGCGTTCAGTGAAATCAACGATCATTCCGGCCCCCCCGGCAAAATAAAAATTGCTGCGGCCATGCACCGGCTCCTCGAAACCAAAGACTTTTCATCCATCACCACGGCGGAAATTTCCAAACAATCCGGCGTCAACGAATCCATGATCTACCGGTATTTCAACGACAAGAGGGGGCTTTTACACTATATCCTGGCCCAATACCTGGAGATCAGCTACAAAGGAATCATCGACAGTCTGAACGGGTTGGAAGGCGCCGTCGACAAACTGACCGAGGTGACCCGCTGCACCTTCGGCTTTTATATCCACAATGCCACCTTCGCCAAGATCCTTTTTCTGGAGGTCAGGAATTTTCCGGGATACTGGGAAAGCGACACCTATCAATTTGTAAAAAGATACACCCAGCTCTATCGGCAGATCATCGAAGAAGGCCATGCGGCCGGAGAAATACGCCCGGACATCGAAAAGTGGCATGTCATGCAGGCCCTCCTGGGCACCATCGAGCACATGGTCCTTCCCAGCCTCATTTTCCAGAGACCGCTGGATGTAGACGTCTGCACCGAAGCCGTTTACAAGCTCGTCCTCGAAGGCCTAAAGGGTAAGCGCTGACGCAGACGCCGGCACCGCATGCGGTACGTCGAAAGAGACCGCCATCTCCTTTATGGTTGTATGGTATGGCCGGAGGTCAGCGGTCAAGTCAGAAATCTATTGAACCACCCGCTGCACTCAAGACACAAAGGACACAAAGAAATACATTTTTCCCTGCGGGGATAGCAAGGGATTGGGGGCCTGAAGCAGTTGTTTATGCAACCTTGGGGTTCACTTTACAGGCCATAGGCTTCCCTTTTCCAAGGCTGGCGAAGCAGGCCATGCATTCCTCGCAGGGCACGATCTCATCGCTTTTTCCGGCAAGGATCTTGCCCGCGGCATCCGGATCGGCAATCATCTGGCGTCCGATGGCGACGATATCGACGGGAAAGTGTTTTACCGTTTCACCGGCAACGCCCGCTTCACCAAGTTTCCCGACGGCGATTACCGGCAGGCCCGCTGCCGCTTTGATGCGGGCGGTCAGTTCGACATTGGCACCGGCCGGGTGTCCTTTGGGGAACGCAGAGGCAGGGGCCGGAAAGCGTCGGCCGTTTACTTCTCTCCAGGTACTTTCAGTGGTCAGAGAGACATCCAGAGCATCCACACCGGCGTCGGCCAGGAGCCGGGACACCGCGACGGCATCCTTTTTTGTTTGACCGCCTTCCATGTTCTCCACTGCATTGAAGCGAAAGAGGATGGGATAGTCGTTGCCCAGCCTTTCCCGTACCGCCCGCACAATGTCGAGAGCAAAAGTGGCTCTGGCCTCAACATCGCCCCCATAACGGTCCTCGCGTCGGTTGGTGAGAGGGGAAAGGAACTGGCTGATAAGATAGAGGTGGGCCCCGTGGATCTCCACGCCGTCAAAGCCGGCCCGGGCCGCACGGTCCGCAGCATCCGCAAAATCTGCCACCAATTGCTCGATCTGCTCCGGGTTGACAACGACCGGTTCGACATCGGGTCTGAAAGCGAAGCCCGAGGGCGAGGCCCCCTGCATGTCACCGCCGCCTGGAAAACCGCGGGCCCCGGCGTGACTGATCTGCAACACGGCGGCCGCACCGCGTTGCTTGATGGTCGCGGCCAGCCTGGCCATGCCGGTCACCTGTTCATCACGCCACAATCCCAGACTGCCCGGGACGATGCGGCCATCGGCGCGCACTGCGGCAGCCTCGACGATGACGAGCCCGACATCCTGCGAGCGCTCTTCTAAAAATCGAACGACGGCGTCCGTGACAACCCCTTCCGGTCCCCCGTAATTGGTCGTCAATGGCGGCAGGGCCACCCGGTTGCGGAGCCGCATGCCGTTGATGGTTACTTCGTCGTGCAGTGTTTTCATGTGAAAGCCTCCAATCGCTTAGGATAAGCCGTTCAACTCAATTTCGGATCTTTGCTTTCAAGAGGGAGAGTCCTCTTCCCGAGCCTTGAGAACGGTCTTTATGTTTACGCCGTGAAACTCAGCGTGGTGGACTGCTCATAGGTGGCTCCGACGTGCATGGACAGATAGAACGACACGAAGAACATCACGACGAAGTAGATGCAAAGGGGGATGGCAATCCGGAACACATCCAAAGGAAGCTGTACGATGTGTCCGCCCTTGAGAGAAAACATCAGCAGAATCAGCCCGACGGCAATGGGGCTATTGGTGGTTCCCACCTGAAAACGGTCGATCACGTGACGAATGCCGGGGAAAAGATAGCCCCCGACGACGCCGACGAACATCGCCAGGAAGATCCAGAGGGTCAGAAATCGATCCAGAAAAGAGAGGTTTTTGGTCTGCGAGTCACCCATAGAAAAAAATTCTCTGTTTGCATTGAATAACATTGTCAACGGTTTTCATGGTGTTCCTCCGCACCGGTACCATACTCGGGCTCAGCAGGGCCGCCGGTGAAACCGCGCCCATCATGTTTACCGGTGCGGTCTTTTTTACGCCCAACTTGCCAACATCCATCTTTGATGAAGTTATGGCCCTGCCCTATCATATATATGTGCTGGAAACGGCAGGCACTGAAATCGAAAAGACCCGGCATCTTCAATACGGCACCGCGATTGTGTTGATCGCCCTGGTGCTGGGGATGAACCTGATCGCAATCATTTATCGCCCGGTTTTACCGCCTTGAAAATATCAGGGACGGCCATGCACGCCAGTCGGAACGTTTTTCCGGCAACCACTCTAAAACCCGAAGGTGAACCGTGAGCTGTCGCCGTGCACGATCCCGCCATAGGCCCTCATCCAGTTGCTTTCCTTTTCAGACAGCGGCCCTTTTTCGCGCAGGGCGTGCACGTTTTCCTCCAGTTCCCGGCGGTTTTTAGGGCCGGTGAGCGTCAGGTCCACGTGGGGGTTGGACAGGCAGAAGCGGTAGCAGTCGCCGGCGGTCATGACCGGGCCTTCCCACCCCTTGGGGCGTTTGAGCAGGCCGCGCCAGCGCGTGGCCGTGTAGGTCACGATGGCCGGCCGACGCTTGGAAAGGTGGGGGAAGATGTCCTGCTCCGCACCGGTGTGGGCGGCATTGTAGCGCACCATGAGCATGTCCAGGGGGGAATCGGCGACGAGTTTTCCCGCCCGTTTTCGGTCGTGGATGCTGATGCCGATGGCCCGCACCTTGCCCGATTCCTTTAAGGATACAAGCGCGTCGACGGTCGAGGGCGTCCAGGCGGAGGTGCGGCCCAGCCAGAAAATCTGAAGGATGTCGATATAGTCCGTGCCGAGCTGTTTCAGCAGCCGGTCACAGCCGCGTCGGATGCCGCCGCCCAGGAATCCCGTGGTCGGGCCAGTGGCGAGAATGAGGGATTCGCGGTCGCGACGCAAGGCCTTTTTGAGCGCCGGCACGACCTTGCGGGCCCTCGAGGTCCAGAAGAAATAGTTGATGCCCTGGCCAAGGGCCCATTCCACATCCTTTCCCTCGACGCCGTAGTTGGTGGCCAGGCCGAGGCGGCACACACGCCGCCCCAAAGCAGGGACGTCTTTGTACATGAAATCGTCTTGCATGGATCAAAAGTTCCCTCAATTATATCGAAAGTGACCGTTTCAAATTAACGCACGGTATGATATCCTGTATTAACGGTTCAAACGCGTTTTTTAAAGAAGACCTTTAGGCCTGGCGACGAAATTGGGCCAATGGGGGTATTTTTCAAAGGTCTTAGAATCATTCCAGCCCGAGGTACTTATCATGCGGATCACAACCAAAGCAATGCTTTTCATCGTCGTTCTTCTGTTGGCTGTCCAGGGAAATGCCGCTGTCAGCAAAAGCAAATGGGTGGCCTTGGATGCGGATTCCAAAAACAGGCTGATGCGGATCGTTCGTTCGGAGGTGGAAAGCCGCGAGGGGTACTCCACTCTTGACGAGGACCGGTTGAACACCCGGCTCGTGGAAGAGGAAAGGCAAAAGGAGATGTCGGCCTACAAGGCTTCCATCCGGGCCGCCAACAGCGAATTCGTGCGGACGAAAAAGCGGCGGGATGACCTGATGACCCAATTTCAGACGGCTTCCTACGATTTCGAGGAGTTGAAGAAGAGCTACGACAACATCAAGGCCAGCATCGACAACATCGACAATCAGATTGCCCGCTACCAGAAGGATATCGATGCCCAGCGCAAATCGCTGACCACCTGGCTGAAGACCGAGAAGCACGGCGAGGCCATCGTCGCGGTCATCTATACGCGCGGATTCAAGGATTCGGCACACGAACTGGAGAGCCAGGCCGACAAGGCGTCGGCACCGCTGATGGCCAGTTACATGGGGACCTATGTCCAGTCCTTCACCAAGGTGATCGACAATGTGCTGACCGAAGATTTCATCAAGACCATCGAAGAGGGAACCGCCGAGTGGAACCGGGAGAATCCGTACCGGGTCGTCTTGAAGAAAGAGACCAGCGGCACGACCTACCTGCGCATCAAACGCTACGAACTTTACCCCTTTCAGGCGCCCAAAGCAGGGCAGGCAGCCGCGGGCGGTTCCGGGTTTTCCCCGAAGAAGGCCAGGGTGATCGCTTCCAAGGAAGACCTGGATGGGTTCTTGTCCGGCAACGGGTACAAGCCGGACAAGGTCGATCTGGGGCGGGTGGAGGCGATGATCCGCGAAACAGCCGCAGCCAACCGCCAGGCCGAAGAGGGGCTGCGGGAGCAGCTGATATCCTACCGGGAAAGGATCAATTACCTCGATAAAAAGATAGCGGCGGCTCAGGCGGACAAGGAGTTTCAGGTGCCCCGTCTGACGCAGAAAAAGCAGCAGATGGACAAGGCCCACACCGAACTCGAAGTCCTGCGGCTGAAGAAGGATTCCGCCGTCATGTCCTTTCAAAGCGCCCAGAATCAACTGTACGACAAAAAGCGGGTCCACGAATCGATCATCGTGAAGTCGAGCCTGGTTACCGCCAAGCGCTCCCAGACGCCGGCCCAAGCCTGCGCCGAAGCGGTTATCGAGGAACTGGAAGAGGTCCTGAACGACGCCAAGCTGCAGCACTCCAGCTCCACAATCGAGGTGGAGAATAACGCGGTGGTGGGTGCTTCGTCGACTCAGACGGTGACCGACGCCAAGATTATCGCGGTGCGCCTGCTGTCCTTTGTCAACGAGGGTGACAGCGTCAGGACCAAGATGGCCTTCCGGGTGCGCACGGTTCTGGATGAAAAGCAAGCGGAGGCGCCTGCGGGTGCCGGCGCCCTGCAGGCACCGCAGCCGAAGGCCCAGCCGCCGGCTTCAACGACACCCGTTCAGACAGATCCTGCGGCGGCTCAAACACCCTCTGCCGCCCCCGACATCGCCGCCAACGCCATCGCCATCGGGGAATACCAGGATGTGCTTTTCCAGTTGAATAAAGTCGAGGCCAAGGGCAATGAAGTCACCTTTTTCGTCCTGGCCACCAACAAGGCCGAATACACCCAGTATCTGGCCATGTACGATGAGACCGTCGGGTACACGCTGTCGGAGATGGTCGACCAAAGCGGTGACGTGCAGACCGTCGACCAGGTTTACCTGTGGCGGGGGGAAATCAGGACACCGGCCAATGAAGCCTACCGGGGGGTTCCCTTCGAAACCGGCCAGTCGATAGTGGTGGAGATGATATTCAGGGACATTTCGCCGAATATCGAAACCATACCGGAGTTCAAGCTCTATCCCTATGTGGCCACCCGCAGCTGGATAGGATCCTACAGCTGGTATTCAGAGTATCTGCCGTTTCAGAATGTTCGCATTCGATAACGCACTACAGGAACCGCCGTAAAATGAGGCTGCCGATGGAATACCCCGCACCAAAGGAGCTGATGACGCCGAGATCGTCGACGGCCAGGGCGTTCTGAACCTCGATGGCGATTGCCGGATAGGATCGCTGGGTGTAGGCGCAGGAGACCACCACCGCGTCGATGTCCGCAGCGCTTTTACCGGGGGCCTCGATGGCATCGCGGGCAGCCTGCAGGGCCATTCCGGCCTGGTCGGAAAGCGCTGTTTCCGGTCGTTCCGGTATGCGTGGCCGCATTCTGTCGATGTCCAGTATCCCATCCTTGACGTAGGCATAGCGCTGGCGAATCCCGGAGGCCTTGACGATGAAGGCTTCCGAAGACATCTGTTTTGCCTTCAGCGAAGCGATTTCGATCTCTTGGGCG from Deltaproteobacteria bacterium carries:
- a CDS encoding NADH:flavin oxidoreductase; the protein is MKTLHDEVTINGMRLRNRVALPPLTTNYGGPEGVVTDAVVRFLEERSQDVGLVIVEAAAVRADGRIVPGSLGLWRDEQVTGMARLAATIKQRGAAAVLQISHAGARGFPGGGDMQGASPSGFAFRPDVEPVVVNPEQIEQLVADFADAADRAARAGFDGVEIHGAHLYLISQFLSPLTNRREDRYGGDVEARATFALDIVRAVRERLGNDYPILFRFNAVENMEGGQTKKDAVAVSRLLADAGVDALDVSLTTESTWREVNGRRFPAPASAFPKGHPAGANVELTARIKAAAGLPVIAVGKLGEAGVAGETVKHFPVDIVAIGRQMIADPDAAGKILAGKSDEIVPCEECMACFASLGKGKPMACKVNPKVA
- a CDS encoding TetR/AcrR family transcriptional regulator — its product is MKACFTRKLAFSEINDHSGPPGKIKIAAAMHRLLETKDFSSITTAEISKQSGVNESMIYRYFNDKRGLLHYILAQYLEISYKGIIDSLNGLEGAVDKLTEVTRCTFGFYIHNATFAKILFLEVRNFPGYWESDTYQFVKRYTQLYRQIIEEGHAAGEIRPDIEKWHVMQALLGTIEHMVLPSLIFQRPLDVDVCTEAVYKLVLEGLKGKR
- a CDS encoding branched-chain amino acid ABC transporter permease: MTEFFQLITMGLLEGGLYALLAASIVLVYKSTQVASLAHGQILAFGAIFLYLFYGKMGLPLIIAVPFALVATGIMGLVIERVTMRPLIGQPLFAAFLMTFAVFMLFDGVFQLIIKGGILSIPSFLPRKVLVLAGVNIPSGQLSSFIAALALFGILGLLFRYTKIGLGLRASAEDHQLAQSTGISVKNIFTTIWVISSMVACISGIATASITDIYYTLPQMGIKGLIVALFGGLESIPGALLGGLILGVLENVSAGYLDPIVGGGVKEVAAYVMLLLILLIRPYGLFGQVRIERI
- a CDS encoding AMP-binding protein; protein product: MSPDTAGTPGNKSAHTTIDATSNTLPKVFRRNYQQHPDRVVMRDKDRGIWIRYTWRDCYETVRAFCLGLVNMGFETGDKISILGENKPEWYWAEMGAQCARGTGVGIFADCVPSEVKYYVEHSDSRFVVCHDQEQVDKVLEIKNELPLLKKVIYWDPKGLWGYDDPMLMSFNEVLDEGRRYDKDHPNLFDKMIDAGKPEDIAVICYTSGTTGLPKGAMLSQGYEVESITKWSELDDWHNKGVEYLSFIPPAWATEQGLGISGWIVAGVVVNFPEEPETVQEDLRQIGPEMLFYGAKLWESVNRIVQAKIIDSTWLRRLIYRKALPVGLKTADIYVQGKQPGAWQKLLYFLAYHAVFRSLRDRLGLSRVRVVYSAGGALSPEIVRYFKALGIEIKLFYGSTEMGVVSNPRNGEIRPESSGRMVPWANVKISEEGEILVKSHLMYSGYYKNEQASQKKLNAEGWYCSDDFGHIDDQEHLIVIDRMEDLKPLAGDKKFSPQYAEVRLRFSPYIKDVLAVGGENREFVSILVNIDIDNMGRYAEANHISYTTFTDLSQKEEVIDIVRQEIAKINQTLPDYARIKRFVNLHKEFDADEAELTRTRKLRRGFVEERYGELIGALYSDEESITVEAPITYQDGRTGVIKTTIKVNRVA
- a CDS encoding aldo/keto reductase; translation: MQDDFMYKDVPALGRRVCRLGLATNYGVEGKDVEWALGQGINYFFWTSRARKVVPALKKALRRDRESLILATGPTTGFLGGGIRRGCDRLLKQLGTDYIDILQIFWLGRTSAWTPSTVDALVSLKESGKVRAIGISIHDRKRAGKLVADSPLDMLMVRYNAAHTGAEQDIFPHLSKRRPAIVTYTATRWRGLLKRPKGWEGPVMTAGDCYRFCLSNPHVDLTLTGPKNRRELEENVHALREKGPLSEKESNWMRAYGGIVHGDSSRFTFGF
- a CDS encoding branched-chain amino acid ABC transporter permease gives rise to the protein MRPCGVFDERYGQDIAIIRTKQHWALLIGAIIFMYVFPLFGSYYLVSFLNNFFITVIVVLGLQIVSGYCGQISFGQPAFMAVGGYASAILTLKVGLSFWIALPLSGIIAGLFGIIGGAPSLRIKGFYLAIATIAIHFVTMWLILHMKITGATQGLNPMPPDFFGFPLDTDERIYYLIATVMLIMTYAARNIVRSKVGRAFVAIRDNDLAAEVMGMNLYHYKLLAFFISCFYAGIAGSLLGHFIMVVHPEQYTLTHALWYVGMIIMGGMGSIPGVFFGVAFVRILDELVLFTSPMLSDLFPWLGASPAAAIGLSAFGAILLVFLIFEPRGLAHRWEIFKKSYRLYPFAY
- a CDS encoding ABC transporter ATP-binding protein, with amino-acid sequence MDPVLETQQLELHFGGLQVLAGVDIKVSKSEILAVIGPNGAGKTSFMNCINGFYKPQGGNIFFQGTKITRLSPYKIAELGISRTFQNIELYTGLSTLDNLMAARHIHLKRGAFWGALFFGPTRREEIAHREVVEDIIDLLDLEPIRKSMVGLLPYGQRKRVELGRALAMEPKLLLLDEPMTGMNVEEKEDMARFILDISELKQIPMILVEHDMEVVSDICNRAVVLDFGQKIAEGSPEEIQQMPAVIQAYLGADEEENEHVS
- a CDS encoding ABC transporter substrate-binding protein; the protein is MRKKSVFILMLAAFIFTALGGVSPAMAKDKEVVFLDLTDMTGAIAGLAGPASQMCEATFKYYNDQGGIDGVKIKYIGIDTRYDVARALSAYKRYRREPKLLLANTISTGLGKAIYPLIERDKITNYTPGDGEFQHRLSRTFIYSLPYQDHFAAALDWMLEDWKAKGNSGTPTVGFMSWDSPYGREPFRGGKEYAQKIGINLLEAELFPVGSLKHDVWLNRLAQKGANYIYVGGVDPTQTNVIRDAYALGLTKTIQFLTDPWGPDRAVGVKAHADVLQGAVVTTCFSRGTDTTSHEEMNKIVKKYLKWDDMLGGASIGYSWAMHFIEAVRIALKDVGYEKLDGEAMYQALQKMKGMDVTKGATGPCDYSPTSRRMTRYVKFYRIEGNDLHPITDWRMAPDAVSLHKWE